One Candidatus Nanosynbacter featherlites genomic region harbors:
- a CDS encoding TIGR03943 family putative permease subunit — MYSRVLHWLNKLDEWSGILLILVASIATIWLSFEEKLKWYIHPRYELFSLALATTGVLLALATIITLPKHNHKTSHKRYRSYGTAVIVIISIGMLLVIQPAALTSLTVSQRVMNSGAKATGDARESAILKERGSYTNFTIKDWSLLLSQSSDPKQYQNKPAKVSGFITASNDENVFFVSRFVVTCCALDARPIGVPVYSPGWRKTFAPDQWVETSGVFIANPNTNTTDRTVLSPDYVRPIDKEKNQYVY; from the coding sequence ATGTATTCTAGGGTGTTACACTGGCTCAATAAGCTAGACGAATGGAGTGGCATCCTGCTGATACTAGTTGCCAGCATTGCTACGATATGGCTCTCGTTTGAGGAAAAACTCAAATGGTATATTCATCCGCGCTATGAATTATTTTCCTTGGCGCTAGCAACAACTGGTGTTTTACTCGCCCTCGCCACGATTATCACTCTGCCAAAGCACAATCACAAAACCTCACATAAACGATATCGCTCGTATGGCACTGCGGTGATAGTCATAATTTCAATAGGTATGTTGCTAGTTATTCAGCCAGCAGCGCTAACCAGCTTGACGGTGAGCCAGCGGGTGATGAATAGTGGGGCGAAGGCAACTGGTGATGCTCGTGAATCAGCCATTCTCAAAGAACGGGGTAGTTATACTAACTTCACCATCAAAGATTGGTCGCTCTTATTATCCCAATCCAGTGACCCAAAACAATACCAAAACAAGCCAGCCAAAGTGAGCGGATTTATCACGGCTAGCAATGACGAGAATGTTTTCTTTGTTTCGCGTTTTGTGGTGACGTGTTGTGCTTTGGATGCTCGCCCAATTGGTGTACCAGTGTACAGCCCAGGCTGGCGCAAAACCTTTGCTCCAGACCAGTGGGTAGAGACCAGCGGGGTGTTTATCGCTAATCCAAATACTAACACCACCGATCGTACGGTCTTGTCACCTGATTATGTCAGACCGATTGATAAGGAGAAAAACCAATATGTCTATTAG
- a CDS encoding ABC transporter ATP-binding protein, with amino-acid sequence MSDTSPLILHGLTKRFGHKLAVDNVSLELHEGEVFGFLGPNGAGKSTTIRSVMDFLRPTDGWVELLGGRNSAERTALHDQVGYLAGDIALYETMTGRKLLKFLARTGRKVDWQYVDELAERFEAVLDRPIRQLSKGNRQKIGLIQAFMHRPKLLILDEPTSGLDPLMKQVFYDLVREVSEQGATVFVSSHDLAEVQKICHRAGFIRDGKLIAIEHIVTMKHLSTHRYIVTFAKKPSLAAAKKLPSITDVQHRGDEYEFTVKGDAAEFVSFIAEYKPKLLRESELELEELFMRYYEGEEAKR; translated from the coding sequence ATGAGTGATACTTCACCGCTGATATTACACGGGCTGACCAAGCGCTTTGGTCATAAGCTGGCAGTCGACAATGTATCGCTGGAGCTGCATGAAGGTGAGGTGTTTGGTTTTCTTGGGCCGAATGGTGCGGGTAAAAGTACAACGATTCGGTCGGTGATGGATTTTTTGAGGCCGACGGATGGCTGGGTAGAGTTGCTGGGTGGACGGAATTCCGCGGAACGAACAGCCCTTCATGATCAGGTTGGGTATCTGGCGGGCGACATTGCGCTGTATGAAACTATGACTGGCCGGAAATTGCTGAAGTTTTTGGCGCGGACGGGTCGGAAGGTTGATTGGCAATATGTTGATGAGTTAGCTGAGCGTTTTGAGGCAGTGCTGGATCGACCGATTCGTCAGCTTTCCAAGGGTAATCGTCAGAAAATTGGTCTAATTCAAGCCTTTATGCACCGCCCGAAACTGCTAATTTTGGATGAGCCGACCAGCGGGCTAGACCCGCTGATGAAGCAGGTATTTTACGATTTGGTGCGCGAAGTTTCCGAGCAAGGCGCCACAGTGTTTGTTAGTAGCCACGACCTGGCTGAAGTGCAAAAGATTTGCCACCGTGCTGGCTTTATTCGCGATGGAAAATTGATTGCCATTGAACACATCGTGACCATGAAGCACCTGTCAACACACCGCTACATTGTGACCTTTGCTAAAAAACCGTCCCTGGCGGCAGCTAAAAAATTACCATCCATCACCGATGTTCAACACCGTGGCGACGAATACGAATTCACCGTCAAAGGCGACGCAGCGGAATTTGTCTCGTTCATCGCCGAATATAAACCAAAACTATTGCGCGAATCAGAGTTAGAACTAGAGGAATTATTCATGCGGTATTATGAAGGTGAGGAGGCAAAGCGATGA
- a CDS encoding kinase — MTTSHPLIILRGNSGCGKTSTARLLQRQLGYGTMLVSQDVVRREILRVKDSENNPAIQLIYDLCMYGNNVGYTVILEGILSNKRYGAMLHQLLNDFQGEKLIYYFDVSFEETVRRHATKPNAHEFGEAEMRQWWKDQDILGVPGEQRIGEKQVQAEIVDMIRRDVLALSEGTTSSASHM, encoded by the coding sequence GTGACGACCTCTCATCCGCTAATCATTCTCCGCGGTAATTCTGGTTGCGGTAAAACCAGCACGGCGCGCCTACTCCAGCGTCAACTAGGCTACGGCACGATGTTGGTGTCGCAGGATGTGGTGCGCCGGGAAATACTTCGCGTGAAAGACAGTGAAAACAACCCGGCGATTCAGCTGATTTATGATCTGTGTATGTATGGCAATAACGTTGGATATACGGTGATTCTGGAAGGTATTTTGAGCAATAAAAGATACGGCGCGATGCTGCACCAGCTGCTGAATGATTTTCAGGGCGAAAAATTGATTTATTATTTTGACGTATCGTTTGAGGAAACGGTGCGCCGCCACGCCACGAAGCCAAACGCTCATGAATTTGGCGAAGCGGAAATGCGCCAGTGGTGGAAAGACCAAGATATTTTAGGTGTGCCAGGTGAGCAGCGAATTGGCGAGAAGCAAGTCCAGGCAGAAATTGTTGATATGATTCGCCGCGACGTTTTGGCATTATCAGAGGGAACAACATCTTCCGCGTCTCACATGTAA
- a CDS encoding ASCH domain-containing protein, with product MKIWHSGRESKLLDDIIAGRKTVEGRLNRGKFAEYRVGDKIHLRRDIRDAEGILHDGEPDQARVEIIAIRHYNSFLEMVQAEGYHRVIPHATSAEAAAAEYNKYYSAADQKHYGVLAVEVRSLL from the coding sequence ATGAAAATCTGGCACTCAGGACGAGAATCAAAATTACTCGACGATATTATCGCCGGGCGGAAGACGGTTGAAGGTCGATTGAATCGCGGAAAGTTTGCCGAGTACCGAGTCGGCGATAAGATTCACCTGCGCCGCGATATTCGCGATGCCGAAGGAATACTACACGACGGCGAACCAGATCAAGCACGCGTGGAGATTATCGCTATCCGCCACTACAATTCCTTTTTAGAAATGGTGCAGGCCGAGGGTTACCACCGTGTTATTCCGCACGCCACCAGTGCCGAAGCTGCCGCTGCCGAATACAACAAATATTATTCTGCTGCTGACCAAAAACATTATGGCGTGCTAGCAGTGGAAGTTCGCTCATTGCTTTAA
- a CDS encoding ferredoxin--NADP reductase, with product MRDSLTVEIVRVRQENPEVTTLYVARPFDFMAGQYITVFIEGSQVREGKAYSISSRPSEELMSITVKNVGGEFSSYLCSRQVGDTLQISRAYGDFNPQTEQPLVGIAAGCGLSPIWSILADAKQPAFLYLSQKSPEYMVFTEELAASSIQVNKFSTRQQVEETDGWRNGRFEVAKIVAETPDDAHFLVCGSLPFVRDVWQKLTAAGVNESYISTETFFEQ from the coding sequence ATGCGTGATTCACTAACTGTCGAAATTGTGCGGGTGCGCCAGGAAAATCCTGAGGTGACAACGCTGTATGTTGCGCGGCCGTTTGATTTTATGGCGGGGCAATACATCACGGTGTTCATTGAGGGCAGCCAGGTGCGCGAAGGCAAGGCCTATAGTATTTCCTCGCGCCCGAGTGAAGAGCTGATGTCGATTACCGTGAAAAATGTTGGCGGTGAATTCTCCAGCTATTTGTGTTCACGCCAGGTTGGTGACACGCTGCAAATTAGCCGGGCATACGGCGATTTCAATCCGCAGACTGAGCAGCCACTGGTTGGCATCGCGGCGGGGTGCGGGCTCAGTCCGATTTGGAGTATTTTGGCGGACGCCAAGCAGCCGGCCTTTCTCTATTTGAGCCAAAAATCGCCAGAATATATGGTGTTTACCGAGGAGTTAGCGGCCTCATCCATCCAGGTCAATAAGTTTAGTACCCGCCAGCAGGTTGAGGAAACAGATGGTTGGCGGAATGGGCGGTTTGAGGTGGCGAAAATCGTCGCTGAAACGCCGGACGATGCGCACTTTCTAGTCTGCGGCAGCTTGCCGTTTGTACGCGATGTTTGGCAAAAACTAACCGCCGCTGGAGTTAATGAATCGTATATTTCAACGGAGACATTTTTTGAGCAATGA
- a CDS encoding anaerobic ribonucleoside-triphosphate reductase activating protein, which yields MTMPPNISESTPSLSQLKVAIGGIQKLSLVDYPGHVAAALFLSGCNMRCGYCHNPELVLPERLAPSIPVEEAMIFLKSRIGKLDGVVISGGEPTVNEDLPVLCRMIKQLGFDVKLDTNGTHPDMVRGMVEEGTIDFIAMDVKGPLEKYVEIAARPIDLTAIKANVRLMIDSGIGHEFRTTIVREQLEVADFEKIGELIKGAKRFALQHFRTGTTISPKFANYHTFTDEEFRAAQNIMERYVEECVIH from the coding sequence ATGACGATGCCGCCGAACATCAGCGAGTCAACGCCGTCGCTGTCCCAGCTTAAGGTGGCGATCGGCGGGATTCAGAAGCTGTCGCTGGTGGACTATCCAGGGCACGTGGCGGCAGCGCTGTTTCTCTCTGGCTGTAATATGCGCTGCGGTTATTGCCATAATCCTGAGCTGGTGTTGCCCGAGCGGTTAGCGCCGAGCATCCCAGTTGAGGAGGCGATGATTTTTCTAAAATCGCGCATTGGCAAACTGGATGGCGTGGTGATTTCTGGAGGCGAGCCGACGGTCAATGAAGATTTGCCGGTGCTGTGCCGGATGATCAAGCAGCTTGGTTTTGATGTCAAGCTAGACACCAACGGCACGCACCCGGATATGGTGCGCGGCATGGTCGAGGAGGGGACGATTGACTTTATCGCCATGGACGTTAAGGGTCCACTAGAAAAATACGTGGAGATTGCGGCGCGGCCGATTGATCTCACGGCAATCAAAGCTAATGTGCGGCTGATGATTGATTCGGGAATTGGCCATGAATTTCGAACGACCATCGTCCGTGAGCAGCTGGAGGTGGCGGATTTTGAAAAGATTGGCGAGTTGATTAAAGGCGCCAAGCGATTTGCCTTGCAGCATTTTCGCACTGGCACCACCATTAGTCCGAAATTTGCCAATTACCACACCTTTACTGATGAGGAATTCAGGGCCGCTCAAAACATAATGGAAAGGTATGTCGAGGAATGCGTGATTCACTAA
- a CDS encoding ABC transporter permease produces MMWQTVRQNYKLPLFLGIGISVVAVLFSALFNKFSDQLSPFVSMMPAGMKAVVGDLAIGTTPEGWLSIELFPLVAMVGVVITAIILGAGVIGREEDSGTLELLLASRRTRVMIVLQKYAAMAGLLVIPPVLLCMTIALIGPLFDFHPNLTHVAGACVSLWFLGLSFGSLTFVTQAVTGKRGLAVGVGSLLFLAMYALSITAKLIESWKDYDVWSLIHYYNIPGTLMDGLDLGKLVILVCVSLVSLGVAVIGFYRRDTGV; encoded by the coding sequence ATGATGTGGCAGACAGTGCGGCAAAATTACAAACTGCCGCTGTTTTTGGGTATTGGCATTAGTGTTGTGGCGGTGTTGTTTTCAGCGCTATTCAATAAATTTAGCGATCAATTAAGTCCGTTTGTCAGCATGATGCCGGCTGGTATGAAAGCGGTGGTTGGTGACTTGGCGATTGGCACCACGCCAGAAGGCTGGCTGAGTATTGAGCTATTTCCACTGGTGGCGATGGTCGGGGTGGTGATTACAGCGATTATTTTGGGCGCTGGGGTAATTGGTCGGGAAGAGGATTCGGGGACATTGGAGTTACTCCTCGCTAGTCGACGGACTCGCGTGATGATTGTACTGCAAAAATATGCGGCGATGGCGGGGTTATTGGTAATTCCTCCGGTGCTGCTGTGTATGACCATTGCGCTCATCGGTCCGCTGTTTGACTTTCATCCAAACCTCACGCACGTTGCTGGGGCTTGTGTGAGTTTGTGGTTTTTGGGGCTTAGTTTTGGTAGCCTCACCTTTGTCACTCAGGCGGTGACGGGAAAGCGCGGGCTGGCTGTTGGCGTTGGCAGCCTGCTTTTTCTAGCAATGTACGCCCTGTCGATTACCGCCAAGTTGATCGAAAGCTGGAAAGATTACGACGTTTGGTCGCTGATCCATTACTACAATATCCCAGGTACTTTGATGGACGGATTAGACTTAGGGAAATTGGTCATTTTGGTTTGTGTGAGTTTGGTGTCACTTGGCGTGGCAGTGATCGGATTTTATCGGCGAGACACGGGAGTGTGA
- a CDS encoding DUF1697 domain-containing protein — MRYILLLRGVNVGGKNKVSMNDLTASLEDLGYQHVVTYINSGNVIFDTDDDLTTIKKNIAGMLGCFPFTIKHVILTKEEYLGEVSGLPEWWHQPLARKDVLFYTDDVDPEYIKERIGQMPLHDEIIHFGKKAVFWGKYSEQEFLRTSYHKLLMKEKFYSSITIRNGRTFDTLGKMLG, encoded by the coding sequence ATGAGATATATCTTGTTGCTTCGGGGTGTCAATGTTGGCGGTAAAAATAAAGTCTCGATGAACGACCTTACGGCAAGTCTCGAAGATTTGGGGTATCAGCATGTCGTCACGTATATCAATAGTGGTAATGTTATATTTGACACTGATGATGACCTGACGACAATCAAAAAGAATATTGCTGGCATGTTAGGGTGTTTTCCGTTTACCATCAAGCACGTCATTCTGACGAAAGAAGAGTATTTAGGTGAAGTGTCTGGTCTACCAGAGTGGTGGCACCAGCCTTTGGCGCGAAAAGACGTATTATTCTATACCGATGACGTCGATCCTGAGTATATCAAGGAGCGGATTGGTCAAATGCCACTTCATGATGAAATCATTCATTTTGGTAAAAAGGCGGTATTTTGGGGTAAATATAGCGAGCAAGAATTTTTGCGTACGTCATACCATAAATTACTAATGAAAGAAAAGTTTTACTCATCAATCACTATCCGCAATGGGCGAACATTTGATACGTTAGGGAAGATGCTGGGGTAG
- a CDS encoding permease produces MKKRQSTNKRWLLAAAVVVVLLAVKVAGRNLSIELPKHFQDFITLSLSVIVEALPFVMLGMFFSMAVRVWLPHDWLLQHLPKQPFLRRALISLLGVFMPVCECGNVPLARGLLAKGLTPAESLTFLLAAPILNPVTIITTQQAFSDDNTVLIARILGGFLIANLIGWIYSSTRQETMLRPEFIASCKEENDHSNRLVDALHFFKHETRTMMPALIIGAMIAGFIQVVVPRETILLLGNSPAWSVLVMVLLAFVVSICSSVDAFFALAFRGTFTSGSLVSFLTFGPMIDIKMLSLMRTTYRRTVLVQVSLLVVLLTALLGLVVNYVF; encoded by the coding sequence GTGAAAAAACGTCAAAGTACAAATAAACGTTGGCTATTGGCTGCAGCGGTAGTTGTGGTGCTTCTTGCGGTGAAGGTTGCTGGACGAAACCTGTCCATAGAGCTACCCAAGCATTTCCAGGACTTTATCACCCTGAGCTTGAGCGTCATCGTCGAAGCATTGCCATTTGTGATGCTAGGCATGTTCTTTTCTATGGCGGTTCGTGTGTGGTTGCCTCACGACTGGTTGCTCCAGCACTTGCCAAAACAGCCGTTCTTGCGTCGCGCCCTCATTTCGCTACTCGGAGTGTTTATGCCGGTCTGTGAATGTGGTAATGTGCCGTTGGCGCGTGGATTGCTTGCCAAAGGCTTAACACCAGCAGAATCACTCACCTTCCTTTTGGCGGCACCAATACTAAATCCTGTGACTATCATTACTACCCAGCAGGCATTCTCTGATGATAATACAGTACTGATTGCTAGGATTTTGGGTGGTTTTTTGATTGCCAATCTCATCGGTTGGATATACAGCTCGACGCGGCAAGAGACCATGTTGCGCCCAGAATTTATCGCTAGTTGCAAAGAAGAAAATGACCATTCAAACAGGCTGGTTGACGCGCTTCATTTTTTCAAGCATGAAACGCGCACCATGATGCCGGCATTGATCATTGGTGCGATGATAGCTGGCTTTATCCAAGTTGTCGTGCCGCGCGAAACGATTTTACTGTTAGGGAATAGCCCAGCCTGGTCAGTGTTAGTCATGGTGCTGCTGGCGTTTGTGGTGTCGATTTGTTCTAGTGTCGATGCATTCTTTGCGCTGGCATTTCGCGGTACGTTTACATCTGGCTCACTAGTTAGCTTCCTGACGTTTGGTCCGATGATTGACATCAAAATGCTGAGCTTGATGCGTACGACGTATCGCCGAACGGTACTGGTGCAAGTGTCATTATTGGTGGTATTACTGACGGCGCTGCTGGGATTGGTGGTAAATTATGTATTCTAG
- a CDS encoding ribonucleoside triphosphate reductase, translating into MYKSIKKRDGRTVKFDRKKIEKAIEKAGLETGEFDKKTAKELTEKVLAVLEVRNQKQLPDVEDIQDIVEDTLIDSKFKKTAKAYIIYRDQHKKLREITSNAHVDLIDQYIGNLDWKVNENSNMGYSLQGLNNYVSAEVTKTYWLDKIYTSKIGQAHKEGDLHIHDLNLLSVYCVGWDLTDLLQEGFTGVAGKVASKPAKHFRSALGQVVNFFYTLQGEAAGAQAFSDFDTLLAPFIRADKLNYDEVKQALQEFVFNVNVPTRVGFQTPFTNITLDLECPKHMADNPVIIGGEMQDTNYGDYQEEMNMLNKALLEVLSEGDANGRVFTFPIPTVNITKDFNWDNPVIESLWEASAKYGIPYFSNFINSDMDPEDARSMCCRLRIDNRQLEYRGGGLFGSNPMTGSVGVVTINLPRLALKSKNEKEFFKGLAKLMDMAKDSLETKRKVLERLTDANLYPYTKFYLRNIKQRFNQYWKNHFSTIGLIGTNEAALNLLGVDIGTEKGKAFAEKTLDFMRDRLVEYQKETGNNYNLEATPAEGTTYRLAQLDKASFPDRAHFANGLGAAVKHPFYTNSSHLPVNYTDDLFELMDLQDNLQTKYTGGTVIHFFLGERMDDPQTLKKLVKTICENYKLPYFTFSPSFSICKNHGYLVGEHPTCPSCNETTEIYSRVVGFLRPTSQWNKGKQAEFDMREHYDDAAEHQRVNAVAVPA; encoded by the coding sequence ATGTACAAATCAATCAAAAAACGTGATGGTCGCACCGTCAAATTTGATCGCAAAAAAATCGAAAAAGCCATTGAAAAAGCGGGCTTGGAGACTGGCGAATTTGACAAAAAAACAGCCAAGGAACTGACCGAAAAAGTATTGGCGGTACTGGAAGTTCGCAACCAAAAACAATTACCAGACGTTGAAGATATCCAGGATATCGTCGAGGATACGTTGATTGATTCTAAGTTTAAGAAAACTGCTAAGGCCTACATCATCTACCGTGACCAGCACAAAAAATTGCGCGAAATTACATCTAACGCACATGTCGATTTAATCGATCAATATATTGGTAACCTGGACTGGAAGGTGAATGAGAACTCCAACATGGGCTACAGCCTACAGGGGTTGAATAATTACGTATCGGCGGAAGTTACGAAGACTTACTGGCTGGACAAAATTTACACATCAAAGATTGGTCAGGCACACAAAGAGGGTGATTTGCATATTCACGACCTGAATCTCCTCAGTGTGTACTGTGTTGGTTGGGATTTGACTGATCTGCTGCAAGAAGGTTTCACGGGTGTTGCCGGCAAGGTGGCGTCTAAGCCAGCTAAACATTTCCGCTCAGCCTTGGGCCAGGTGGTAAACTTCTTCTACACCTTGCAGGGTGAGGCGGCTGGTGCTCAGGCATTCTCTGATTTTGATACGCTGCTGGCGCCATTTATTCGCGCTGATAAATTGAACTACGACGAGGTGAAGCAGGCGCTGCAAGAATTCGTCTTTAACGTTAATGTGCCAACACGAGTTGGTTTCCAAACACCGTTTACCAATATTACGCTTGATCTCGAGTGTCCAAAGCACATGGCTGACAATCCAGTGATCATCGGTGGTGAAATGCAGGATACCAACTACGGCGACTACCAAGAAGAGATGAACATGCTCAACAAGGCGCTGCTGGAGGTCTTGTCTGAGGGTGATGCTAATGGCCGAGTCTTTACCTTCCCAATCCCAACGGTTAATATCACCAAGGATTTCAACTGGGATAATCCAGTGATTGAAAGTCTGTGGGAAGCCAGCGCCAAGTATGGCATTCCATATTTCTCAAACTTTATCAATTCCGACATGGATCCAGAAGACGCGCGCTCAATGTGCTGTCGCCTGCGCATTGATAATCGCCAGCTGGAATATCGCGGGGGTGGCTTGTTTGGTTCAAACCCAATGACTGGTTCAGTTGGTGTGGTGACGATCAACTTGCCACGTTTGGCACTGAAATCAAAGAACGAGAAAGAGTTCTTTAAGGGCTTGGCTAAATTGATGGATATGGCGAAAGATAGCCTGGAAACCAAGCGCAAGGTATTGGAGCGATTGACTGACGCTAACCTTTATCCGTACACTAAGTTTTACTTGCGCAACATTAAGCAGCGATTTAACCAATACTGGAAAAATCACTTCTCAACCATCGGTTTGATTGGCACCAACGAAGCGGCGTTGAACCTGCTGGGTGTTGACATTGGCACTGAAAAGGGTAAGGCGTTTGCCGAGAAAACGCTTGATTTCATGCGCGACCGCTTGGTGGAATACCAGAAAGAAACGGGCAATAACTACAACCTGGAGGCGACGCCAGCTGAGGGTACAACCTACCGCTTGGCGCAGCTCGACAAGGCTAGCTTCCCTGACCGAGCCCACTTTGCCAATGGCTTGGGTGCAGCGGTCAAACATCCGTTCTACACCAACTCCAGCCACTTGCCGGTCAACTACACTGACGATCTATTTGAGCTGATGGATTTGCAAGATAATTTGCAGACTAAATACACGGGCGGTACAGTGATTCACTTCTTCCTGGGTGAGCGCATGGATGATCCGCAGACGCTGAAAAAACTCGTGAAGACGATTTGTGAAAACTACAAACTGCCATACTTCACCTTCAGCCCAAGCTTCAGTATTTGTAAGAATCACGGCTACTTGGTTGGTGAGCATCCAACCTGTCCAAGCTGTAATGAAACGACTGAAATTTACTCACGCGTGGTTGGTTTCTTGCGTCCGACGTCCCAGTGGAACAAGGGTAAACAAGCTGAATTTGACATGAGGGAGCATTATGACGATGCCGCCGAACATCAGCGAGTCAACGCCGTCGCTGTCCCAGCTTAA